One genomic window of Sodaliphilus pleomorphus includes the following:
- a CDS encoding lysylphosphatidylglycerol synthase transmembrane domain-containing protein, whose product MKKIISVLLKYGLPIALSVLLVWFFYTHVDMEAIKQSFNSDFDQWWWFIPIFIISIMSHVFRALRWRLQLQAIGVKAPLSAVLDSIFGTYFVNLLVPRLGEVWRAGYIANRQKASFTKVTGSMVGDRLTDTVTVLALAVITFFLASSQVMQFLNMKSGTEQQHSMYTTWWFWVAVVLMAGGCACLVWLYRTRDLDGIMGKVQKVTRNLWEGLAAIAKMKEKKKFVVYTVCLWGCYYTTLYLASLAFDFTRPLGAVAVLVLFVFSSLGMAVPTNGGVGAWQYAIIFGLAIYGIGTLPLGKVYDPQATSFAWVVWLFNQVVICLLGIYAFIHIAIDRKRIAQGRTLVETSGDGLQL is encoded by the coding sequence GTGAAAAAAATCATCTCTGTACTGCTCAAATACGGCCTGCCCATCGCGCTTAGCGTGCTGCTGGTGTGGTTTTTCTACACCCACGTCGACATGGAAGCCATCAAGCAGAGCTTCAACAGCGACTTTGACCAGTGGTGGTGGTTCATCCCCATTTTCATCATCAGCATCATGAGCCACGTGTTTCGCGCCCTGCGCTGGCGGCTGCAACTGCAAGCCATAGGGGTAAAAGCCCCGCTGAGCGCGGTGCTCGACTCCATCTTCGGCACCTACTTTGTCAATCTGCTGGTGCCGCGCCTGGGCGAGGTGTGGCGCGCCGGCTACATTGCCAACCGCCAGAAGGCCTCGTTCACCAAGGTCACCGGCTCGATGGTGGGCGACCGCCTCACCGACACCGTCACGGTGCTCGCGCTTGCGGTCATCACCTTTTTCCTGGCCTCGAGCCAGGTGATGCAGTTCTTGAACATGAAGAGCGGCACCGAGCAGCAGCACAGCATGTACACCACCTGGTGGTTTTGGGTGGCTGTGGTGCTCATGGCAGGCGGCTGCGCTTGCCTGGTGTGGCTGTACCGCACCCGCGACCTCGACGGCATCATGGGCAAGGTGCAGAAGGTGACGCGCAACCTGTGGGAGGGCCTGGCTGCCATCGCCAAGATGAAGGAGAAAAAGAAATTTGTGGTCTACACCGTGTGCCTGTGGGGCTGCTACTATACCACCCTCTACCTGGCCTCGCTGGCCTTCGACTTCACCCGCCCGCTGGGCGCGGTGGCCGTGCTGGTGCTCTTTGTGTTCAGCTCGCTGGGCATGGCCGTGCCCACCAACGGCGGCGTGGGCGCCTGGCAGTATGCCATCATCTTCGGGCTGGCCATCTACGGCATTGGCACCCTGCCGCTGGGCAAGGTCTACGACCCGCAGGCCACCAGCTTCGCCTGGGTGGTGTGGCTCTTCAACCAGGTCGTGATATGCCTGCTGGGCATCTACGCCTTCATTCACATCGCCATCGACCGCAAGCGCATCGCCCAGGGGCGCACCCTGGTCGAGACCAGCGGCGACGGCCTGCAGCTGTGA
- the metK gene encoding methionine adenosyltransferase, which yields MSNYFFTSESVSEGHPDKVADQISDAILDNFLAYDPQAKVACETLVTTGQVVIAGEVRSNHYVDLPDVTRRTIAKIGYTRSEYQFDANSCGIFSAVHEQSDDINRGVDGQGQVEEQGAGDQGMMFGYACNETPNYMPLTLDLAHLILRELTEVRKGRLLPYLRPDAKSQVTVEYDGATRRPVRVSNIVISTQHDEFVDAKKEGISQQEADRRMLERIERDMQQVLMPRVIAKLPQQVRALFDQVHYDINPTGKFVIGGPHGDTGLTGRKIIVDTYGGRGAHGGGAFSGKDPSKVDRSAAYAARHIAKNAVAAGIADEMLVQVSYAIGKAEPVSFYVNTRGTSHVALSDGEIAQRLLSMFDMRPRAIEDRLKLRLPIYEETAAYGHMGREPKWVTKHFESRYDEPRDVNVELFTWEKLDRVDELKQAFGL from the coding sequence ATGAGCAATTACTTTTTCACCTCCGAATCGGTGTCGGAAGGACACCCCGACAAAGTCGCCGACCAGATAAGCGACGCCATTCTCGACAACTTTCTTGCCTACGACCCTCAAGCCAAGGTGGCTTGCGAGACGCTGGTCACCACCGGGCAGGTGGTGATTGCGGGCGAGGTGCGCAGCAACCACTATGTGGACCTGCCCGACGTGACCCGCCGCACGATTGCCAAGATAGGCTACACCAGGAGCGAGTACCAGTTTGACGCCAACTCGTGCGGTATCTTCTCGGCCGTGCACGAGCAGAGCGACGACATCAACCGCGGTGTCGACGGCCAGGGCCAAGTCGAGGAGCAGGGCGCCGGCGACCAGGGCATGATGTTCGGCTACGCCTGCAACGAGACGCCCAACTACATGCCCCTCACGCTCGACCTGGCCCACCTCATCCTGCGCGAGCTCACCGAGGTGCGCAAGGGCCGCCTGCTGCCCTACCTGCGCCCCGACGCCAAGAGTCAGGTCACGGTAGAGTATGACGGCGCTACCCGCCGCCCGGTGCGCGTGAGCAACATTGTGATAAGCACCCAGCACGACGAGTTTGTCGACGCCAAGAAGGAAGGCATCAGCCAGCAGGAGGCCGACCGCCGCATGCTCGAGCGCATCGAGCGCGACATGCAGCAGGTGTTGATGCCGCGCGTCATTGCCAAGCTCCCGCAGCAGGTGAGGGCCCTGTTCGACCAGGTGCACTACGACATCAACCCCACTGGCAAGTTTGTGATAGGAGGCCCCCACGGCGACACCGGCCTCACAGGCCGCAAGATCATCGTCGACACCTACGGCGGCCGTGGCGCCCACGGCGGCGGCGCCTTCAGCGGCAAGGACCCCAGCAAGGTCGACCGCAGCGCAGCCTATGCCGCCCGTCACATTGCCAAGAATGCCGTGGCCGCCGGCATTGCCGACGAGATGCTGGTGCAAGTGAGCTACGCCATAGGCAAGGCCGAGCCCGTGAGTTTCTATGTAAACACCCGCGGCACGAGCCACGTGGCCCTGAGCGACGGCGAGATTGCACAACGGCTGCTCTCGATGTTCGACATGCGTCCCCGCGCCATCGAAGACCGCCTGAAGCTGCGCCTGCCCATCTACGAGGAAACGGCGGCCTACGGCCACATGGGCCGCGAGCCCAAGTGGGTGACCAAGCACTTTGAGTCGCGCTACGACGAGCCCCGTGATGTGAATGTGGAGCTCTTCACCTGGGAGAAACTCGACCGCGTCGACGAGCTCAAGCAGGCCTTCGGGCTGTAG
- the frr gene encoding ribosome recycling factor, translating into MSDVNTYLNPAEKKMKEAVAYLEDALAHIRAGKANVRILDDVKVNAYGQKMPISGVANIATPDARSITITPWDRNNIRAIEKAIMDSNVGITPENNGEVIRLNIPPLTEERRKQLVKDSKAEAEKAKVSVRNARREAIEGLKKALKTGLSEDNEKDAEARVQKLHDKYLKDIDVVFAAKEKEILTV; encoded by the coding sequence ATGAGTGACGTAAATACTTATCTCAATCCTGCTGAGAAGAAAATGAAAGAGGCTGTGGCTTATCTTGAAGACGCCCTGGCTCACATACGCGCAGGAAAGGCCAATGTGAGGATTCTCGACGATGTGAAGGTGAATGCCTATGGCCAGAAGATGCCCATCTCGGGCGTGGCCAACATTGCCACCCCCGACGCACGCAGCATCACCATCACCCCTTGGGACCGCAACAACATCAGGGCCATCGAGAAGGCTATCATGGACTCTAACGTGGGCATCACCCCCGAAAACAATGGCGAGGTCATACGCCTCAACATCCCGCCCCTCACCGAGGAGCGCCGCAAGCAGCTCGTGAAGGACTCCAAGGCCGAGGCCGAGAAGGCCAAGGTGAGCGTGCGCAATGCCCGCCGCGAGGCCATCGAGGGCTTGAAAAAGGCACTCAAGACGGGCTTGAGCGAGGACAACGAGAAGGATGCCGAGGCTCGGGTGCAGAAGCTGCACGACAAGTACCTGAAGGACATCGACGTGGTCTTTGCTGCCAAGGAGAAAGAAATCCTCACCGTGTAG
- a CDS encoding Ig-like domain-containing protein — protein sequence MKNSAFTTYSIDITDVKGVVKITFSGNKTSKARFFLDSVVVSTAQSKADAGLSFSASTAAAYMGLDFSEPTLNNPNSLDVTYKSSNTSVASVDASTGEVTLVGTGTTTITASSAETDTYAAGSASYTLTVSKQESGLSFNPTEETITVDGPFTAPTFSNAKGIAVKFSSSNTSVATVDDKGNITFNGVAGTATITATPGDPNYSGDATFTLTVSKLTPTLEWDKDAVTATKGKAFKAPRLLNPSRLNVTYSSSNTAVATINSRGILAVAGAGTTTITAASAESDRYSAASDSYTLTVVSPSGSGVPTSGTFTLVEDPSTLAVGTYFIVASISNDKVNYVMGTPSGSSTQSFAPLEKGESTYQVSDDQSTITVPEGSTASVLWLKEEGSTSGTYHIYGNIDKGKYNYPMSFQQGNIYCRQSSKDINTDITLSKVDETYNNGGKSYTETNVAKICASNLTTCELMYYQDRFGNFSRKNLTNQGSTTYPVRVYAYNSVPVSTEINLADLAFNSEGTFTITGQDMQAVTTVQDKANSKYYVAVKDGNGLSNDYVSKNDGLNTYYHNGKEWENYDQSNWVLVEVSASDYSSFNPAAVTKIVGTYNGDANDPIITDATITYGDATADDSKYTPNEYIPVNFMTVKQADYWGNSQKANQGDYFFMNPKAQEYAKVAWAVWDASSQAFYVAKSADGANKYDFDGMFTIALDYNEGDVRATSQLTDQAMYAFPAIVKKQAATSSTAPRKVAAKTGSTQSEYVVYPLEINASSVVTAVSDVHSAKTVERVSYYNVAGARIAAPQPGVNIVVTTYTDGTTRTAKLLK from the coding sequence ATGAAAAACAGCGCGTTCACGACCTATTCTATCGATATTACTGATGTCAAGGGAGTTGTGAAAATCACTTTCTCTGGCAACAAGACATCGAAAGCTCGTTTCTTCCTCGATTCGGTGGTTGTGAGCACCGCTCAGAGCAAGGCCGATGCCGGGCTGAGCTTCAGTGCTTCTACGGCTGCAGCTTATATGGGCTTGGACTTCAGCGAGCCCACGCTCAACAACCCCAACAGCTTGGATGTGACCTACAAGAGCAGCAACACGAGTGTGGCCTCTGTCGATGCCAGCACAGGCGAGGTGACTCTCGTGGGTACAGGCACCACTACCATCACGGCCTCTTCGGCCGAGACCGACACCTATGCTGCCGGGTCGGCCAGCTACACCCTCACGGTGAGCAAGCAAGAGTCGGGGCTGAGCTTCAACCCCACCGAGGAGACTATCACTGTCGACGGCCCATTCACTGCCCCCACCTTTAGCAATGCAAAGGGTATCGCTGTTAAGTTCTCGAGCAGCAACACCAGTGTGGCCACTGTTGACGACAAGGGCAACATCACCTTCAACGGCGTTGCCGGCACAGCCACCATCACCGCCACACCTGGCGACCCCAACTACTCTGGCGACGCCACCTTCACCCTCACGGTGAGCAAGCTGACTCCCACGCTGGAGTGGGACAAAGATGCTGTGACTGCCACCAAGGGCAAGGCCTTCAAGGCACCTCGACTGTTGAATCCCAGCAGACTGAATGTGACCTACTCGAGCAGCAACACCGCTGTTGCAACCATCAACTCCCGCGGCATCTTGGCCGTGGCAGGTGCCGGCACAACCACCATCACTGCAGCTTCGGCCGAGAGCGACCGCTACAGTGCTGCCAGCGACAGCTACACCCTCACTGTGGTCTCGCCATCTGGTTCTGGTGTTCCCACCTCGGGCACTTTCACCCTGGTAGAGGATCCAAGCACGCTTGCTGTTGGGACTTATTTCATTGTCGCTTCAATTTCCAATGATAAGGTGAATTATGTGATGGGTACACCTTCAGGCAGCAGCACACAATCATTTGCCCCCCTTGAGAAAGGCGAGAGCACTTACCAGGTGAGCGATGACCAAAGCACAATCACTGTGCCTGAGGGCTCCACTGCAAGTGTGCTGTGGCTCAAGGAAGAAGGTTCCACCAGTGGCACTTATCATATTTATGGTAATATCGACAAAGGAAAATATAATTATCCTATGAGTTTCCAACAAGGTAATATCTATTGTCGTCAATCGTCAAAAGATATTAACACAGACATTACCCTAAGCAAGGTTGACGAAACATATAATAATGGTGGCAAATCGTATACTGAAACCAATGTTGCAAAGATTTGCGCAAGCAACCTCACAACCTGCGAATTGATGTATTATCAGGATAGATTTGGCAATTTCTCACGCAAAAATTTGACCAATCAAGGTTCTACGACGTATCCTGTACGCGTTTATGCCTACAATTCTGTTCCTGTTAGCACTGAGATAAATCTGGCCGACCTGGCATTCAACAGCGAGGGCACATTCACCATCACGGGCCAGGACATGCAGGCCGTGACTACGGTCCAGGACAAAGCCAACAGCAAGTACTATGTGGCAGTGAAAGACGGCAACGGCTTGAGCAACGACTACGTGAGCAAGAACGACGGCCTGAACACCTACTATCACAATGGAAAAGAATGGGAAAATTACGACCAAAGCAACTGGGTGCTCGTCGAGGTATCGGCAAGCGACTACAGCTCATTCAACCCAGCTGCCGTGACTAAGATTGTGGGCACCTACAACGGCGATGCCAACGATCCCATCATCACCGATGCCACTATCACCTATGGCGACGCTACCGCCGATGACAGCAAATACACTCCCAATGAGTACATCCCGGTCAACTTCATGACCGTGAAGCAAGCCGACTATTGGGGCAACAGCCAAAAGGCCAATCAAGGCGACTACTTCTTCATGAACCCCAAGGCTCAGGAGTACGCCAAGGTTGCGTGGGCTGTGTGGGATGCTTCCAGCCAGGCCTTCTATGTGGCAAAATCGGCCGACGGGGCCAACAAGTATGACTTCGACGGCATGTTTACGATTGCACTCGACTACAACGAGGGCGACGTGAGGGCAACAAGCCAGCTCACCGACCAGGCCATGTATGCCTTCCCGGCCATCGTGAAGAAGCAGGCCGCTACGAGCAGCACTGCACCTCGCAAGGTGGCTGCCAAGACTGGCAGCACGCAAAGTGAATATGTGGTGTATCCTCTTGAGATCAATGCATCGAGTGTGGTCACCGCCGTGAGCGACGTGCACAGCGCCAAGACGGTGGAGCGCGTGAGCTACTACAACGTGGCCGGCGCCAGGATCGCCGCGCCGCAGCCCGGCGTGAACATCGTGGTCACCACCTATACCGACGGCACCACCCGCACCGCCAAGCTCCTGAAGTAG
- a CDS encoding helix-turn-helix transcriptional regulator, whose translation MARNQVAKYVWLIDTVERRKRITFDELSQQWRLSSLSDGKPLSRRTFFNYRDAIYDMFGITLACDRATYEYYIAHDETEAQSRLSRWLLDSMSINGMLSDSQDVSSRIILENVPSARQHLPVVVQAMKQGLRIKYDYHSYKRVNATHVTLAPYFVKIFKQLWYVIGYDLNDKRVKTYALDRMSDLHITGEKFTMPRDFDPMSFFKDCFGITTSQDEPKDIVLRASSTQAKYLRALPLHPSQREEVHDSYSIFHYRMKLTYDLKEEIMSHGSDIEVIAPPELKAQIVTELKNALSNY comes from the coding sequence ATGGCACGCAACCAAGTGGCAAAATATGTGTGGCTCATCGACACGGTAGAGCGCCGCAAGCGCATCACCTTCGACGAGCTGAGCCAGCAGTGGCGACTCTCGTCGTTGAGCGACGGCAAGCCCCTGTCGCGGCGCACGTTTTTCAACTACCGCGACGCTATCTACGACATGTTTGGTATCACCCTGGCCTGCGACCGGGCCACCTACGAGTACTACATCGCCCACGACGAGACCGAGGCCCAGTCGCGGCTCAGCCGCTGGCTGCTCGACTCGATGTCGATCAACGGCATGCTCAGCGACTCGCAAGACGTGAGCAGCCGCATCATCCTCGAGAACGTGCCCTCGGCCCGCCAGCATCTGCCCGTCGTGGTGCAGGCCATGAAACAGGGCCTGCGCATCAAGTACGACTACCACAGCTACAAGCGTGTAAATGCCACCCACGTCACGCTCGCCCCCTACTTTGTAAAGATCTTCAAGCAACTGTGGTATGTGATAGGCTACGACCTCAACGACAAGCGCGTGAAAACCTACGCCCTCGACCGCATGAGCGACCTGCACATCACGGGCGAGAAGTTCACGATGCCCCGGGACTTCGACCCCATGAGCTTCTTCAAGGACTGCTTTGGCATCACCACCAGCCAGGACGAGCCCAAAGACATCGTGCTGCGGGCCTCCAGCACCCAGGCCAAGTACTTGCGGGCCCTGCCCCTGCACCCCTCGCAGCGCGAAGAGGTGCACGACAGCTACTCGATATTCCACTACCGCATGAAGCTCACCTACGATCTCAAGGAGGAAATCATGAGCCACGGCAGCGACATCGAGGTCATTGCCCCGCCCGAGCTCAAGGCGCAAATCGTGACCGAGCTCAAAAACGCCCTCAGCAACTACTGA
- the rsmA gene encoding 16S rRNA (adenine(1518)-N(6)/adenine(1519)-N(6))-dimethyltransferase RsmA, with protein sequence MQQVRAKKALGQHFLTDLSIAERIAGTVIDYKGLPVLEVGPGMGVLTQFLLAQGHDLKVVELDGESVNYLQAAFPRLEGRIIAADFLRLDLDQVMGPGQWVVIGNYPYNISSQIFFKVLDYKDRVACCSGMLQREVAQRIAAGPGSKTYGILSVLLQAWYDIEYLFTVDENVFNPPPKVKSGVIKLVRNKVKHLDCDERLFKTVVKTSFGMRRKTLRNSLKSLFPSGSPELAASIFDQRPEQLGVDQFVELTRLLSQSRQ encoded by the coding sequence ATGCAGCAAGTAAGAGCCAAAAAAGCCCTGGGGCAGCACTTCCTCACCGACCTCTCGATAGCCGAGCGCATCGCCGGCACCGTGATCGACTACAAGGGCCTGCCTGTGCTCGAGGTGGGACCCGGCATGGGCGTGCTCACCCAGTTTCTTCTCGCTCAGGGCCACGACCTGAAGGTGGTGGAGCTCGACGGCGAGAGCGTGAACTACCTGCAGGCGGCCTTCCCCCGGCTCGAGGGACGCATCATTGCGGCCGACTTCCTGCGTCTCGACCTCGACCAGGTCATGGGACCGGGCCAGTGGGTGGTGATAGGCAACTACCCCTACAACATTTCGTCGCAAATTTTCTTCAAGGTGCTCGACTACAAGGACCGCGTGGCATGCTGCAGCGGCATGCTGCAGCGCGAGGTGGCCCAGCGCATCGCCGCCGGCCCCGGCAGCAAGACCTATGGCATACTCTCGGTGCTGCTCCAGGCGTGGTACGATATTGAGTATCTCTTCACGGTCGACGAGAATGTGTTCAACCCGCCGCCCAAGGTGAAGTCGGGCGTCATCAAGCTCGTGCGCAACAAGGTGAAGCACCTCGACTGCGACGAGCGCCTGTTTAAGACGGTGGTGAAGACCAGCTTCGGCATGCGCCGCAAGACGCTGCGCAACTCGCTCAAGAGCCTCTTCCCCAGCGGCAGCCCCGAGCTTGCGGCCTCCATCTTCGACCAGCGGCCCGAGCAGCTGGGCGTGGACCAGTTTGTCGAGCTCACGCGCCTGCTCTCCCAGTCGCGCCAGTAG